ATCTCAGGAGTAATTACTGTCACTGAACTGGGTACTAAATAAAGTTACTGTCTTTATAAAAGAAcagaaaaacaaaaattaacctgGTTCACTAAGCAGACGTTGGGTCTCCTGTTAAATCAAAGAGTAACATAAACACAGAACAACAATCAattaaaacccaaaaaaaaaagatggaTCGAATACATACAAGAGGTTAATTTTAATTAAGCGAAGAAGAAGAATTAACCTTGATGATCCTTCGAGGGAGATTGCTGTTAGCCATTAATGATTAATGTGATTGAGAAAGTTAAACCAATGTGAGATCAGGATTTAGAAAGCAAAGAGAAGATGGAGAAAGGGAGAGGAGTAAATAAGCAATCAAAGGGATTGGGAAAGGTTTATGGGTAGTAGTGATGTAAGAATGTGCACTATGCTAAAGTACAACACTATAAAGGGTAAAGAATGATTTGGCTTTTTAAGGCTACtagaggcaaaaaaaaaaaatgcaaatagGTCGGGTTAAAGCAGGTCGGATCATACGAGTTTGGATTCTGGTGTGTCAGGCTGGCTGTCAGCAATAGGTTTGGGTTGCTTACGGTTTATATCAGGTCATCGTCGAGTCATAATCGGGTGACTAGTCAGATCTGGTCAGTTCGAGTTCTTACCAGGTTAGGTTATAAACATATAAGTATTTTATTCTAATTTAATTCAGAATTTCATGTTAAAACCAAATTAGAACCCGATTTATAAATATtgtcgacgttttagtaaatatcgtcgacgttttcattccaaaagacgataatgccctttgcataattacactattttctctctctaaacaattttctctcaaattctaCTAAAAACCAACTACATTTCGATCTCTTATCGCATTAAACCAATTAAAAAATGTTAGAAATTAACGCACATCGACTAGAAAacttaaataaatttaaaaaatcggcaaataaacgtattaaacacggttttttttttaaaaaaaaatgaactagCTCATGGACtaaatgttgagattcaacaatcgaccatggaccaaacgttgaAAACCAACTTTGCCGTGGTCCAAACGTGGGAAACCAACGTTGGccgtggtccaaacgttggaatcccACGTTTGGCCATCAAAAAATTCTTCGTGGCCAAACGTgggattccaacgtttggaccacggCCAACGTTGGTTTCCCACGTTTGGACCACGGCAAACGTTGGTTTCCCACGTTTGGTCCATGGCTGAACGTTAGATCTCAAAGTTTGGTCCATGGTTCAACCTTGGGGGTACAAATTTCAGATTTATGCAGAAAAATTGCAATGTTTGTTATTACTAAGTCAATacgtgacgtaaatcaattatcgaATAGATTTAAcgctgtgcaaaaaaaaaaaaaaaaaaaaaaaaaaaaaaaattaaccaaataatgaagcgattaagttgtttaagTACGATGATTCGAGATCCGTcgtgttgttaattgttgtttttttttttatttagttgaagttGAGAGGAAATTTTTCAGAGAGAGAAAGTGTTGGATGAGTGGAAGGGCAGTTATcgtcttttttaaaaaaaaaaaggtcgtcgatatttactaaaacgtcgtcgatataaatcagcccccAATTAGAAATGTATTTGTTTACTTTTAAGCTTAAAAAATGAAGATGAATATCAATATGGAACCATTATTACATTAATTTTGTGCGGGCCAAAATTGGATTGAGCTAATATCCGGTCACTGGTCAGTTCAGGTCGAGTTATGACAAATATGGTAGTGTTGGATCGATTTGACATTTGGTCGGGTCATTTTCATGGTTCTATGGAATCGGATTTTGGACAGTTCGGGTCGAGTTTCTCAGATCAGGTCAACTTTTGACGGTTGTAGGTGTGATTTTGAGAGACTGAGAGAGTATAGAACTAATGGGTCCATGTAAGACCACACCAAGATCAAAGTAGAGTGAATAAGATCAAATAAGTCATGGTTCAATCTCAACAAACCAAATTATGCAGTCCAATCTTTGGTTTTTGGTCCGGACCCCGAGTGACCACCCCAGGCCCCAGTTCCCGTGTTGTTAGCATATTTATAGAGGGAACATCAATTATGTTCATTCACTATTTTATGTCGAGTGTTGGTTGTCAAACACTATTTTATCCATCATTTCTGTCCTAATTCTCGCATTCAACTTCCTGGAATTCCCCCGGTGTTGGCACTTTTATAGAAGAAAAAAAGCAATTACGTCAATTCTTTACCTTTTATTTACAACATTAAACCTCATATAGCTTGGTTTGGTCTTATTGTGATGCTGCGCGGCTAAAGTCAAATGAGTAGCTCGTAATGAATCAAAATTAAgtgaagcaaattcaaattttggtgATTGGTAAAAGTTGTGGCGAAAATAAAATGAACAGAAGATTAATCTGTTTCAAATTCCGTGCCAAAAAATGTTCACACAGAAGGTACAAAAACAAAAAAGAGAACAATTCTCAATCAAAGAAAATACACCAGATGGGTTGGAAACTGACGCATAGCCTCAACATTGAGTCACTCTTCAAACTTTATCTTCAAGGGCAGCCACTAGCGAAGAAGCATATGGCACACAAACCGAACCAAGTTATGCCGATTCATAGCCCTGTTATCTAAAGCAAAACAACATAACATCCCCATTCATCTTTTCTTATCATTAGCTATATAACACCACCACGGCCTTGTAGATCAAATTTTGCTGATTCACTGCAGAAGTTCAAGAATatcagattgtatttataaatatatcaaTAGTTGAACAAAACTATGGTCAAGGAGAGCCTAACCAACCTCGGCATCATCACCACCGTGGCCTTTTCCGGCACCATCAACCTTCTGGATTTCATCTGAGAGGATCAGTAAGTAAGAACCAGAGTCAATCCTTCCAGCATGgaaaagtaataaaaaaaaaagacgtaTAAACTGGAAATTTATGTACTGCTGTTAATGCAAGATTGTTCAATAAACTTCAATTACAACCCCCTTAGACTGTAAAACATCCTCACAGAAATGTATTTCATTGATAATGATATACTTAAAGTGACATGGAGATAAAAGTGTACAAATTACTCTTAACTCGGTTGCAAGTGTTGGACACGAAATGGTGCAGACACAAATATTTTGTGAAAAAGTTTCATATTCTGGAATCTTCAGGACATAATAAGTTAGTAACACAAGTCACCAACATTCATGAAGGGACTAAAATACTAAACAATTGAAATTCAGTCTCATATAGCAAtattttttttatgatttattcCATAAGGAAATATGAATCACGATCAAGACTCAAAAAAATAAATATGAATCACGATCAAGACTCAGTTAGGTAGAAAGAAAGTTTACCATTCTCGTCTGTAATGTCAGAGGTCCATAATGTGAGGTTGTCTCTCAGAAGTTGCATGATTAAGGTACTATCCTTGTATGAATCCTCATTCAGAGAATCGAGTTCTTGGATAGCTTCGTCAAAAGCTGCCTTGGCAAGGTGGCATGCCCTAAGAtattgaaagaaagaaaaatactGAATTATAAGAAGTACAAGAAAAACAGCTTCTCACTCTTTCACATGAACAAGGAGAGAACAAACCTTTCAGGGGAATTTTCAATCTCATAATAATATACAGAGAAATTGAGAGCCAATCCCAAACGAATGGGGTGTGTAGGGGGCAATTCAGTCTCAGCAGTAGAGGTAGCACTCTGCAGAAATAAGTTACAAACATAAGAAGTTGAAAGAGGTAGACAAATTTGAATACAGCATAGATGTGTGGTTATCAATATCTGGCCTTATACAGGCATGTTAACTACCAGATAACTGGTTCTTACATTGACAAATGACAGTAAACTCGTAATGGCCTCCACAAAatttacaacaacaacatcaaagccttaatcccaaaatgatttggggtcggctgacatgaatcatcctttagaaccgtccatgtgtgaacgcacacctcaaaaatgcgaaaaaatagaaaagagaAAGTGAAAATAATGGCTTCCACAAACTTTAAAGAGTATAATTAGCTCATGTATTATAATGTTGAATGTCAAAATAATAAACTCGTAGAAACACCGGGATTAACCCTGCCAAATTAATTTGACATGTGCAAGTAAATTCTGGATTTCACGTCATTAAGCACCCAAGAAAATCTGCTACATGCTAAACATTACCCAATCTAAACTGCACACCTTAGTTGCATTTACTGTCTTTCTACTTGCACATAATCAGGCATGAGCACAAAGCACCGTGCATGATTAAACAGAAAACAAACAATTGTAAAAAAAAGAAGTTTTGAGTCCCTGACCATAATCTACACGGAATATACACGGAATATAAAGCTTACAGGCTTACAGCACATGACAAACCACAAGAAATGTCTAAACCAGATTGAAAGGCAATATCGTCAGCAGGGACAGAAGATGGAGAAATTTCATAAACATTTGCTTAAATTCAGTGGGAATACTTGTATGCAGATGTATGACTAATAGACAGCAAATGTGAAGGAAGATAAATTTGCCTAAAAGACATTTATGAGAAGAAGATAAAAAAGTATGAGTAGAGTAAAAGGGACAGTAAGATAATTATGTTATAGTAGCTCACTTCTCATTGTAATCTTGACTACATACTATTGACATGTACATGACTCCTATTATTAATCCATCCTTAACTGGAAAAACAGTAATTTCAGGTTTTGGCAGAGGTTTATGAGGATCATTTCAGTTTCGGGGATTTCACCCTGGTGATCATCGGACATTCAGACCCTTAACTGGAAATGATCAATTTTCTGACAAAATAACATAAtgcaaaagaaaagcaaaagaagGAAACATGTAACAAATTACTAAAGACATACATCATAAGCTTTCTTGGACTGATTAGCAGCCTCTGTCTTCTCATTACCGGACTTAAACTCGGCCAGGTACCTATAATAATCCCCTTTCCTGCAACATGTAAAATGGCACGCCAATCAACCATGTAAGCCTAAACTGATAGGGCAACACCGGGTAATACCAAATATCAATATCACTCTCTATATAGATCTAACAAATATGTTAGATAACTTTAGAAGCATGTGACGGGTTGATACTAAAACTCAATAACATCCAACATCCCTCCCTTGTTTTTTCTACAAAATGGAAATTTAGACTATAAAGCCCT
The Silene latifolia isolate original U9 population chromosome 11, ASM4854445v1, whole genome shotgun sequence genome window above contains:
- the LOC141611477 gene encoding 14-3-3-like protein D; this translates as MASTKEREHFVYTAKLAEQAERYDEMVQAMTSLAKLDVELTVEERNLLSVGYKNVVGARRASWRILSSIEQKEEGKGNAQNVKRIKEYRQKVETELTNICKDIMTVINEHLIPSATEDESTVFYYKMKGDYYRYLAEFKSGNEKTEAANQSKKAYDSATSTAETELPPTHPIRLGLALNFSVYYYEIENSPERACHLAKAAFDEAIQELDSLNEDSYKDSTLIMQLLRDNLTLWTSDITDENDEIQKVDGAGKGHGGDDAE